A portion of the Moraxella ovis genome contains these proteins:
- the htpG gene encoding molecular chaperone HtpG, whose translation MSDINQHQFEAEVAQLLHLVTHSLYSNADIFVRELVSNASDACDKLRFLATSDDSLYENDGELAIKINIDKNAKTISFSDNGIGMTEEEAIANLGTIAKSGTKAFLERLSDNDKKDGNLIGQFGVGFYSGFIVADQIVVESRKAGEAHDVGVRWVSDGTGRFTTQTITKPNKGTTITLHLKDDYSAGEQDYTNEYTIKSLVNKYSDHISLPIQMRKQVWQDELDDAGEPTGKGEYVLTDEYETINKATALWTRTPSEVSDEEYADFYQNLTHDFDAPLTWSHNRVEGRVQYTQLLYIPKKAPMDLYAREQQRGLKLYVKRVFIMDDAEQLLPMYLRFVKGVIDTADLPLNVSREILQESRDTKSIREGNARRVLTMIASLANSEDADKQAKFADFYREFGDVLKEGLGEDISNQERIAKLLRYATSTDDALNTGFADYKARMKEGQKAIYYLTADNLAAAKNSPQLELFNKKGIEVILMTARVDEWAMNFLTEFDGTPLQNIAKGAVDLGDLTDEAEKEEARQAEESLKPVVEKLQSALADRAKEVRVSSRLVDSPACLVVGDGELTPQMAQMLKAMGQPVPDVKPILEINPTHPLIERLEASSDFDDLAQVVFDQALLADGGQLDDPAGYLKRINKLLLK comes from the coding sequence ATGAGTGACATTAACCAACATCAATTTGAAGCCGAAGTGGCACAGCTTTTGCATTTGGTGACGCATTCTTTGTATTCTAATGCGGATATTTTTGTGCGTGAATTGGTATCGAACGCGTCTGATGCGTGTGATAAATTACGCTTTTTGGCGACATCGGACGACAGCCTGTATGAGAATGATGGCGAGCTTGCCATCAAGATCAACATCGACAAGAACGCCAAGACCATCAGCTTTAGCGATAATGGCATTGGCATGACAGAAGAAGAGGCAATCGCCAACCTAGGCACCATTGCCAAGTCAGGCACCAAGGCATTCTTGGAGCGTCTGTCTGATAATGATAAGAAAGATGGTAATCTCATCGGTCAGTTCGGTGTGGGATTTTATTCAGGATTTATCGTGGCAGATCAGATTGTCGTTGAGAGTCGTAAGGCAGGCGAAGCACATGATGTTGGCGTACGCTGGGTGTCTGACGGCACAGGTCGATTCACCACACAGACCATTACCAAGCCTAACAAAGGCACGACCATCACCTTACACCTAAAAGACGATTACAGTGCAGGCGAGCAGGATTATACCAATGAATACACCATCAAATCACTGGTAAATAAATACTCTGATCATATCAGTCTACCCATTCAGATGCGCAAACAAGTCTGGCAAGATGAGCTGGATGATGCAGGCGAGCCGACGGGTAAGGGCGAATATGTCCTAACTGATGAATACGAGACCATCAACAAAGCCACTGCGCTGTGGACACGCACGCCTAGCGAGGTGAGCGATGAAGAGTATGCGGATTTTTATCAGAATTTGACGCATGATTTTGATGCGCCATTGACGTGGTCGCATAACCGTGTCGAAGGTCGTGTGCAGTACACTCAGCTACTGTATATCCCCAAAAAAGCCCCGATGGATTTGTATGCGCGCGAGCAGCAGCGTGGGTTAAAGCTGTATGTAAAACGCGTCTTCATCATGGATGATGCCGAGCAGCTATTGCCAATGTACCTGCGCTTCGTGAAAGGTGTGATTGATACGGCGGATCTACCGCTGAATGTCAGCCGTGAGATTCTTCAAGAGTCGCGCGACACCAAGTCTATCCGCGAGGGTAATGCGCGCCGCGTGCTTACCATGATTGCAAGCCTTGCCAATTCTGAAGATGCGGATAAACAAGCCAAATTCGCTGATTTTTATCGTGAGTTTGGCGATGTATTAAAAGAAGGTCTGGGCGAGGACATCTCAAACCAAGAGCGCATCGCTAAGCTACTACGCTACGCCACAAGCACAGATGATGCCTTGAATACAGGCTTTGCTGACTATAAAGCACGCATGAAAGAAGGTCAAAAGGCGATCTACTATCTGACCGCTGACAACCTAGCCGCCGCCAAGAATAGTCCGCAGCTGGAGTTATTCAACAAAAAAGGCATCGAAGTTATCTTAATGACGGCGCGCGTGGACGAGTGGGCGATGAACTTCCTGACCGAATTTGACGGCACGCCGCTACAGAACATCGCCAAAGGTGCGGTTGATCTGGGTGATCTGACCGATGAAGCCGAAAAAGAAGAAGCTCGCCAAGCCGAAGAGAGCCTAAAGCCAGTCGTTGAGAAGCTGCAAAGCGCCCTGGCTGATCGTGCCAAAGAAGTACGCGTGTCGAGCCGTCTGGTGGACAGTCCTGCTTGCCTGGTCGTTGGTGATGGCGAGCTGACGCCGCAGATGGCGCAGATGTTAAAAGCAATGGGGCAGCCCGTGCCTGATGTTAAGCCCATCCTTGAGATTAACCCGACGCACCCACTCATCGAGCGTCTAGAGGCATCGAGTGATTTTGATGATCTGGCGCAGGTGGTGTTCGATCAAGCACTCTTGGCAGATGGCGGTCAGCTTGATGATCCAGCAGGCTACCTAAAACGCATCAATAAGCTGCTGCTGAAATAA
- a CDS encoding DUF3025 domain-containing protein — translation MSDFIPAFKSIDLSAPWLMPYLGMHQAFNQDLPTGELADWLNSYFKNHAIKPTLHNSNKPLTFVNQDDLPHGTAYEAHIHATANIPTRNNLHDWFGACVWSAFPKSKSVLNHVHIREMAKGANEHNGRNRVRDAITVFDENGAILMVKDRDIGKALLNFDWQNALVKPRNQWHNPALPSADDAAQIFIFGHALLEQLIYPRKPLCSHTLILSVDDEFFELGLADKLAYVDEVLAIRLDQWLVDGATPRDLSPLPILGVPYFWDNEDASFYDDANVFRSGRRA, via the coding sequence ATGAGCGACTTTATTCCTGCCTTTAAGAGCATCGACTTGTCCGCACCTTGGCTTATGCCTTATCTGGGCATGCACCAAGCTTTCAATCAGGATTTGCCAACGGGTGAGCTTGCCGATTGGCTCAATAGCTATTTTAAAAATCATGCCATCAAGCCGACATTACATAACTCGAATAAGCCTCTAACATTCGTCAATCAAGACGATCTGCCACACGGCACAGCGTACGAGGCGCATATCCATGCAACTGCTAATATCCCAACACGCAATAATCTGCATGACTGGTTCGGTGCGTGCGTGTGGTCAGCATTTCCAAAATCAAAGTCGGTATTAAACCACGTTCACATCCGCGAGATGGCAAAGGGCGCTAATGAGCATAATGGGCGCAACCGTGTTCGTGATGCGATTACAGTCTTTGACGAAAATGGCGCGATACTCATGGTAAAAGATCGCGATATTGGCAAGGCACTGCTGAATTTTGATTGGCAAAATGCACTTGTCAAGCCGCGCAATCAATGGCATAACCCAGCTCTACCAAGTGCTGATGATGCTGCGCAGATTTTTATCTTTGGGCATGCTTTGCTTGAGCAGTTGATTTATCCGCGCAAGCCACTTTGTAGCCATACACTTATTTTGAGCGTGGATGATGAGTTTTTTGAGCTTGGTTTGGCGGATAAGTTAGCATATGTGGATGAGGTGCTTGCCATTAGATTGGATCAATGGCTCGTTGATGGGGCGACACCAAGAGACCTCTCGCCATTGCCAATTTTGGGTGTGCCGTATTTTTGGGATAATGAAGATGCGTCATTTTATGATGATGCGAATGTGTTTAGATCGGGGAGAAGGGCATGA
- a CDS encoding copper resistance protein CopD has protein sequence MSMHQMALILHLLGASIWVGGHLYLFIRLMPGFIRHNDVAGFLKFEKSYEPLGMSALAVQVVTGLYMMHDIVPVGMWGEPMGFLSALIHGKLTWLALTIITALHARFRIVAKLEQGIYTDSTLKVMGIHVALICLWSVAFVVTGAMFRG, from the coding sequence ATGAGTATGCATCAGATGGCATTGATTTTGCACTTATTGGGCGCAAGCATCTGGGTTGGCGGCCATCTGTATTTATTCATTCGCTTGATGCCTGGGTTTATTCGTCATAATGACGTGGCAGGGTTCTTGAAATTTGAAAAAAGCTATGAACCACTGGGCATGAGTGCGCTGGCTGTGCAGGTGGTGACAGGACTATACATGATGCATGATATCGTGCCTGTTGGCATGTGGGGCGAGCCAATGGGGTTTTTGTCAGCGCTAATTCATGGCAAATTGACATGGCTGGCATTAACGATCATCACCGCATTGCACGCGCGGTTTCGCATCGTCGCTAAGCTTGAGCAGGGTATTTATACGGACAGTACCTTAAAGGTGATGGGTATTCATGTGGCGCTGATCTGCCTGTGGAGCGTGGCGTTTGTGGTGACGGGGGCGATGTTTCGCGGCTAA
- a CDS encoding metal-dependent hydrolase codes for MANFRTHLTVAAVASSALAACGMYAKLFGLTTGVLCAIIGTIGGLLPDIDLDHSAPAKHGFFLSSLITSMLIVILYANAYRQNELILDSLILWAISFVIIRLVIIETFSRLTVHRGVVHSVPYMAIFGLLVAHGTFYGLKLTAFVSWVFGIFLFLGALIHLALDEIYSVNALGLKLKKSAGTAFKFFEIKKPLHYAALYTVMIGLFFTAPPYQDAWRVIKKLIA; via the coding sequence ATGGCAAATTTTCGCACCCATCTCACCGTTGCTGCGGTAGCCAGCAGCGCACTCGCTGCCTGCGGTATGTATGCCAAATTATTCGGACTGACAACGGGCGTGCTGTGCGCCATCATTGGCACGATTGGCGGGCTACTGCCTGACATTGACCTAGATCACTCTGCTCCCGCCAAACATGGATTTTTCTTGAGCAGCCTCATCACCTCCATGCTCATCGTGATACTCTACGCCAATGCCTACCGACAAAACGAGCTGATTTTAGACTCTTTAATCCTGTGGGCGATAAGCTTTGTCATCATTCGCCTTGTGATCATTGAGACATTTAGCCGCTTGACGGTGCATCGCGGTGTGGTGCATTCTGTGCCTTATATGGCGATTTTTGGGCTCTTGGTGGCGCATGGTACATTCTACGGGCTTAAGCTGACGGCTTTTGTCAGTTGGGTGTTCGGGATATTCTTGTTCTTAGGCGCGCTCATTCACTTGGCGCTTGATGAGATTTATAGTGTTAACGCCTTAGGTCTAAAGCTCAAAAAATCCGCCGGCACGGCATTTAAATTCTTCGAAATCAAAAAACCACTGCATTATGCCGCGCTATATACCGTGATGATCGGGCTGTTTTTTACCGCGCCGCCTTATCAAGACGCTTGGCGTGTGATAAAAAAGCTCATCGCTTAG
- a CDS encoding FAD-binding oxidoreductase has protein sequence MSLSQFLADLQFDNTQIKTDPDSLDNWGKDWTKHFAPAPSAVVFPKTTEEVAKIVRLANEHQVCLVPSGGRTGLSAGAVASNGEVVVSFDKMNAIGTFYEADRMVEVEAGVVTKALQEFAESKNLHYAVDFASSGSSQIGGNISTNAGGIKVIRYGMTRNQILGLTVVTGKGDILELNGGMLKNATGYDFRHLFIGAEGTLGFVTRALIKLEKQPVNLTAMVLGVPDFGSVVRLLDKFSKALNLTAFEFFDSVAIDKVLTAGHAKAPFDSRTPFYVLLEFEAVSDDVLDTAMSVFETCCEDGLIEDGVMSQSVGQLHELWKLRESISETISVFTPYKNDVSVLITHLGDFIHDIEQIVKDNYPDFEICWFGHIGDGNLHLNILKPDNLTKDDFFAKCQTVNKYVFETVKKYKGSISAEHGVGMTKKPYLDYTRSPAEIEYMKAIKAVFDPNGIMNRGKVFDID, from the coding sequence ATGAGCCTTTCACAATTTTTAGCCGATTTGCAATTTGACAACACCCAAATCAAAACCGACCCCGACAGCCTAGACAACTGGGGCAAAGACTGGACGAAGCATTTTGCCCCTGCGCCGAGTGCGGTGGTGTTTCCTAAGACGACAGAGGAAGTGGCTAAGATTGTAAGGCTTGCTAATGAGCATCAAGTATGTTTGGTGCCTAGTGGTGGACGTACAGGATTATCAGCAGGTGCTGTTGCCAGTAATGGTGAAGTGGTGGTAAGTTTTGATAAGATGAACGCCATTGGGACGTTTTATGAAGCTGATCGTATGGTAGAAGTAGAAGCTGGTGTGGTGACTAAGGCTTTGCAAGAATTTGCTGAATCTAAGAACTTACACTATGCCGTAGACTTTGCTTCATCTGGATCAAGTCAGATTGGCGGTAATATTAGTACCAACGCAGGTGGCATTAAAGTCATTCGTTATGGCATGACAAGAAATCAAATACTAGGATTAACTGTCGTTACTGGTAAAGGTGACATCTTAGAATTAAACGGCGGCATGTTGAAGAATGCCACAGGTTACGATTTTCGTCATTTGTTTATCGGAGCAGAAGGCACGCTTGGCTTTGTAACTCGTGCATTGATAAAACTTGAAAAACAGCCGGTTAATTTGACCGCGATGGTATTGGGTGTGCCTGATTTTGGGTCGGTGGTGAGGTTGCTTGATAAGTTTAGTAAGGCGTTAAATTTAACCGCGTTTGAATTTTTTGACAGCGTGGCAATCGATAAGGTATTGACCGCAGGGCACGCCAAAGCGCCGTTTGATAGCCGTACGCCTTTTTATGTTTTGCTAGAATTTGAAGCCGTCTCTGATGACGTGCTAGACACCGCCATGAGCGTGTTTGAGACGTGTTGTGAAGATGGTCTTATTGAAGACGGTGTGATGAGTCAAAGCGTGGGGCAACTGCATGAACTTTGGAAATTGCGTGAGAGCATTTCTGAGACGATTTCGGTATTTACCCCTTACAAAAATGACGTGTCGGTGCTGATTACGCATTTGGGTGATTTTATCCATGACATTGAACAGATCGTCAAGGACAATTACCCTGATTTTGAGATTTGCTGGTTTGGGCATATTGGCGATGGTAATTTGCACCTAAATATCCTAAAACCTGATAATCTCACCAAAGACGACTTTTTTGCAAAATGCCAAACGGTCAATAAATACGTCTTTGAAACGGTCAAAAAATACAAAGGCTCAATCTCTGCCGAGCATGGCGTGGGCATGACCAAAAAGCCGTATTTGGATTATACCCGTTCGCCTGCCGAGATTGAGTATATGAAAGCCATCAAGGCGGTATTTGACCCTAATGGCATCATGAACCGTGGCAAGGTCTTTGACATCGATTAA
- a CDS encoding FAD-binding oxidoreductase has product MFSPADGILAGTAYNGRGITTGTMTGKACADFIKTDDPDVLPLPFYDLKEQTISFKKLREVGTELGLTLYHGGQILRIVP; this is encoded by the coding sequence GTGTTTAGCCCTGCCGATGGCATATTGGCAGGGACTGCCTACAATGGACGGGGCATTACCACAGGTACGATGACGGGCAAGGCGTGTGCTGATTTTATAAAAACGGACGACCCTGATGTACTACCCTTGCCCTTTTATGACCTAAAAGAGCAGACCATCTCCTTTAAAAAACTGCGTGAAGTCGGTACAGAGCTTGGGCTGACCTTGTATCACGGTGGGCAGATTTTAAGGATTGTGCCATAA
- a CDS encoding dicarboxylate/amino acid:cation symporter, whose protein sequence is MVKTKLISTIQFKLDVKIKNSLAIYLEMVSGISHDCFSCVYENISISFFYVFMDNAHKSSQIQEFRMLKRTWQLYTQTSFMIKMALGFLLGIIAGITLGADSIVLKPLGTLFLNLLKMVVVPLVVVSLMLAVNNSNPKELGRIGLKIFPFYLISMAIAVVVGISLAKITKPGIGLSIPIESVVNAPDKPAFVDVLLNMVPTNIINAMSTGDILAVVFVSLVFGMAILFMRYSDDERQAQMGNLLFEIIEACNEVVAKVLNGILLYAPIGVFGITANTFGSQGIQTVIALGKFIATSYLGVIVLLVLVYPIMLKIFRVSPFNFYKNTKEAIFTAFTTSSSLSTLPITIRAAKNAGISEKVAHLTLPVGATVNMNGTALRFGVAVIFAAEIMGITLGLGELASIVIIGTMAAVGTAGVPGAGLIGMSIVFAQAGLPIEIVALTAGINVLVDMVFTCGNVTGDLVGAKIVDETEKTNLDV, encoded by the coding sequence ATGGTTAAAACTAAATTGATATCTACCATTCAATTTAAATTGGATGTAAAAATTAAAAATTCTCTCGCCATTTACTTAGAAATGGTTTCTGGTATAAGTCATGACTGTTTTTCTTGTGTTTATGAAAATATTTCCATATCATTTTTTTATGTTTTTATGGATAATGCTCATAAGTCAAGTCAGATACAGGAGTTTAGAATGCTGAAAAGAACATGGCAGTTGTATACCCAAACTTCTTTTATGATAAAAATGGCATTGGGTTTTTTATTGGGAATTATTGCAGGCATAACATTAGGTGCTGACAGCATTGTATTGAAACCACTAGGCACCCTTTTTTTGAATCTTCTTAAGATGGTGGTTGTGCCTTTGGTTGTAGTTTCGCTGATGTTAGCAGTTAATAATTCTAATCCTAAAGAGCTTGGAAGGATTGGACTTAAAATATTTCCATTTTATCTAATTTCTATGGCAATTGCGGTGGTGGTTGGTATATCTTTGGCTAAGATCACTAAACCTGGTATAGGCCTTAGCATACCTATAGAAAGTGTAGTCAATGCACCAGACAAGCCTGCTTTTGTTGACGTGCTTTTAAATATGGTGCCAACCAACATCATCAATGCTATGTCTACAGGTGATATTTTGGCTGTAGTTTTCGTATCGCTGGTATTTGGTATGGCAATTTTGTTTATGAGATATTCTGATGACGAAAGACAGGCGCAAATGGGAAATCTGCTTTTTGAGATTATTGAGGCGTGCAACGAGGTTGTGGCAAAAGTGCTTAATGGAATTTTGCTATATGCTCCCATTGGTGTATTCGGTATTACTGCCAACACGTTCGGTTCTCAGGGTATTCAAACCGTCATCGCTTTGGGTAAGTTTATTGCAACATCTTATCTTGGTGTAATTGTATTATTGGTATTGGTTTACCCGATTATGCTTAAAATTTTTAGGGTGAGTCCATTTAATTTTTATAAAAATACTAAAGAGGCTATCTTTACTGCCTTTACTACCTCGAGTTCTCTTAGTACCCTGCCTATCACTATTCGTGCTGCTAAAAATGCGGGCATTAGTGAAAAGGTTGCGCATCTCACGTTGCCTGTAGGAGCAACGGTTAATATGAATGGTACGGCTTTGCGTTTTGGTGTGGCAGTTATTTTTGCGGCGGAGATTATGGGTATTACACTCGGGTTAGGTGAGCTAGCTAGTATTGTAATCATTGGTACGATGGCAGCTGTTGGTACGGCAGGAGTGCCTGGAGCTGGATTGATTGGCATGTCAATTGTGTTTGCCCAAGCAGGCCTGCCTATTGAGATAGTAGCTCTTACAGCAGGTATCAATGTATTGGTTGATATGGTCTTTACCTGTGGCAATGTTACGGGTGATTTGGTCGGAGCCAAGATAGTAGATGAGACCGAGAAGACAAACCTTGATGTATAG
- the hglS gene encoding 2-oxoadipate dioxygenase/decarboxylase HglS: MSFVQKDDIRHKFSLAMSKMYQAEVPLYKDLMDLVADVNKDTLASDPALKQHLINTGELDRIDLERHGAIRLGLPSELAMMRRLFAVMGMSPVGYYDLTPAGVPVHSTAFRATDSQSLQKSPFRVFCSLLRLELIDDDALRQEATHTLNQRQIFSDRVIELIQKSEQDGGLDEKDSEEFVIEATKTFKWHDTSPISKALYDKLHNQHRLIADIVGFRGPHINHLTPRTLDIDKVQVGMGERGIPPKEIIEGPPRRTCPILLRQTSFKALKESISFTNADGSLDEGNHTARFGEIEQRGIALTTKGRALYDELLNKARASLNTTPEKDPKAYYKALSDSFGEFPDDYKTIYEEGLGYFYYQINDQKIDKEAPTDNPQELVKAGVLRLEPIVYEDFLPVSAAGIFQSNLGDDAKAGYDGLSSQAVFEEALGAKVFDECTLYQAMMDKSLEDALRQLKVE; the protein is encoded by the coding sequence ATGAGCTTTGTTCAAAAAGATGACATTCGTCATAAATTCTCGCTTGCCATGTCCAAGATGTACCAAGCCGAAGTGCCTTTGTATAAGGACTTAATGGACTTGGTTGCGGACGTTAATAAAGACACGCTGGCAAGCGACCCCGCCCTAAAACAGCACCTTATCAACACGGGCGAGCTTGACCGCATTGACCTAGAACGCCACGGAGCGATCCGCTTGGGTCTGCCGAGTGAACTTGCCATGATGCGTCGGTTGTTTGCGGTGATGGGCATGAGCCCTGTGGGCTATTATGATTTGACCCCTGCAGGGGTGCCTGTACATTCCACCGCTTTTCGGGCAACCGACAGCCAAAGCCTACAAAAAAGCCCGTTTCGGGTATTTTGCTCCTTGCTACGCCTTGAGCTGATTGATGATGATGCACTAAGACAAGAGGCGACCCATACCCTAAACCAACGCCAAATTTTTAGCGATAGAGTCATTGAGCTTATCCAAAAAAGCGAGCAAGATGGTGGTCTTGACGAAAAAGACAGCGAAGAATTTGTGATAGAGGCAACCAAAACTTTCAAATGGCACGACACATCACCCATCAGCAAAGCCTTGTATGACAAATTGCACAATCAGCACCGTCTGATAGCGGACATTGTTGGATTTAGAGGGCCACACATCAACCATCTGACCCCACGCACCTTGGATATTGATAAAGTGCAAGTGGGCATGGGCGAGCGTGGCATTCCCCCAAAAGAAATCATCGAGGGCCCGCCAAGACGCACCTGTCCAATCCTGCTACGTCAAACGAGCTTTAAGGCACTAAAAGAGTCCATCTCATTTACCAATGCCGATGGCAGTCTTGATGAGGGCAATCACACCGCCCGTTTTGGCGAGATAGAACAGCGTGGTATTGCCCTAACTACTAAGGGGCGTGCTTTGTATGATGAGCTTTTGAACAAGGCCCGTGCCAGTCTTAACACCACGCCCGAAAAAGACCCAAAGGCGTATTATAAAGCCTTGTCGGACAGTTTTGGCGAATTTCCTGACGATTATAAAACCATCTATGAAGAGGGGTTGGGGTATTTTTATTATCAGATTAATGACCAAAAAATTGATAAAGAAGCACCAACAGACAACCCACAAGAGCTTGTCAAGGCAGGTGTGCTAAGACTAGAGCCGATTGTGTATGAAGATTTTTTGCCTGTGTCGGCGGCAGGGATTTTTCAGTCCAATTTGGGCGATGATGCCAAAGCAGGCTACGATGGATTATCCAGCCAAGCGGTCTTTGAAGAAGCGCTGGGAGCAAAGGTGTTTGATGAATGCACGCTATATCAAGCCATGATGGATAAATCCTTGGAAGATGCCCTAAGGCAATTAAAGGTAGAGTAA
- a CDS encoding 2-aminoadipate transaminase codes for MTDNHHVTDAFTVVHPIALEKGLGPRVWDTDGREYIDFVGGIGVLNFGHCHPAITSAIHAQVDKMTHYAYNAVYHKPYQAYMPRLCGVIPINDKLSGMLTNSGAESCENALKIVRQKTGRVGVIAFDGAFHGRTLAAVNLNGKVAPYKSALGVLSGGVYHLPYPSADTGVSCEDGIKALERLVSVQVDVESIGAVILEPVQGEGGFLALDKDFAKYLRDFCNKHGIVLIFDEIQSGFGRTGVPFATTLTGVEPDLILLAKSMGGGLPLGAVVGRSSLTDGLVKGSLGGTYSGNPVACCAAMAVLDIMADDATWQTAKHYEDTLINTVKRWQQDNLSPWLSGMTGVGAMRGLVLAHPEHGTHPNVMAYVLKTARQKGLLLMPSGKYRHIIRLLPPITIDNETLTDGLAILQDVLASLPDNPQEIK; via the coding sequence ATGACAGACAATCATCACGTTACAGACGCATTTACTGTGGTTCACCCCATCGCACTTGAAAAAGGACTTGGGCCAAGGGTATGGGATACCGATGGCAGGGAATATATTGATTTTGTGGGTGGTATCGGCGTGCTAAACTTCGGGCATTGCCACCCTGCCATCACGTCCGCCATTCACGCCCAAGTCGATAAGATGACGCATTATGCTTACAATGCCGTCTATCACAAGCCCTACCAAGCCTATATGCCACGCCTATGTGGCGTGATACCCATCAATGACAAATTATCAGGTATGCTCACCAATTCAGGGGCAGAAAGCTGTGAAAACGCCCTAAAAATTGTCCGCCAAAAGACAGGGCGAGTAGGCGTAATTGCCTTTGATGGGGCGTTTCATGGGCGTACCTTGGCGGCGGTCAATCTAAATGGCAAAGTCGCCCCCTATAAGTCCGCCCTAGGCGTGCTGTCGGGCGGTGTGTATCATCTACCTTATCCAAGTGCCGATACAGGCGTCAGCTGTGAAGATGGCATCAAAGCCTTAGAGCGACTTGTGAGCGTGCAAGTTGATGTGGAGAGTATCGGAGCGGTGATTTTGGAGCCTGTGCAAGGCGAAGGCGGGTTTTTGGCGTTGGACAAAGACTTTGCCAAGTATCTGCGAGATTTTTGCAACAAGCATGGCATTGTACTGATTTTTGATGAGATACAATCGGGCTTTGGGCGGACAGGCGTGCCATTTGCCACGACTTTGACAGGTGTTGAACCTGACCTGATTTTACTTGCCAAGAGCATGGGTGGGGGTCTGCCTTTGGGAGCGGTCGTTGGTCGATCGTCTTTGACGGATGGGCTTGTCAAGGGCAGTCTGGGTGGAACATACTCTGGCAACCCCGTGGCGTGCTGTGCGGCGATGGCAGTGCTTGACATCATGGCGGACGATGCCACTTGGCAGACTGCTAAACATTATGAAGACACCCTAATCAATACTGTCAAGAGATGGCAACAGGACAATCTGTCGCCTTGGCTATCTGGCATGACAGGCGTTGGAGCGATGCGTGGGCTTGTCTTGGCTCACCCTGAGCATGGCACGCACCCCAATGTCATGGCGTACGTCCTAAAAACCGCCAGACAAAAAGGCTTGCTACTCATGCCAAGTGGCAAATACCGCCACATTATCCGCCTACTTCCGCCCATTACCATTGATAATGAGACTTTGACTGATGGCTTAGCAATCTTGCAAGACGTTTTGGCAAGTCTGCCTGATAACCCACAAGAGATTAAATAA
- a CDS encoding LysR substrate-binding domain-containing protein translates to MNALTFRKYPSTTALQCFESAARHLSFTKAGKELHMTQSAVSKQVAQLEELLGVQLFYRANQGIMLSPSGQSYYKDTLKILEQIHNATINMMVKQQEGEILKIACHPTFCSKWLVPALKNFEIQHPNIHLSIKEQSEPILDNNEIDIAFAFGDGMWIDMDSVKLFDERLVAVCRPNYLPHDIQAHKLVNYPLLQISSRPDAWHDYLAHQGYQNEQALMGARFDTFYACITGAMIGCGIALVPKRFVVGELSDGSLVKAMPFEMISQNAYYMAYQNRLAHTPKVEAMINWITCYLANQEKNS, encoded by the coding sequence ATGAACGCACTCACTTTTCGTAAATACCCGTCGACCACCGCCCTACAATGCTTTGAATCGGCAGCCCGTCATCTTAGCTTTACCAAAGCAGGTAAAGAGTTGCACATGACCCAAAGTGCGGTAAGCAAACAAGTTGCCCAGCTTGAAGAGTTGCTAGGCGTTCAGCTTTTTTATCGTGCCAACCAAGGCATCATGCTCTCGCCAAGCGGTCAAAGCTACTACAAAGACACTCTAAAAATCTTAGAACAAATCCACAACGCCACCATCAACATGATGGTCAAGCAACAAGAAGGTGAAATCCTAAAAATCGCCTGCCACCCTACCTTTTGCTCAAAATGGCTTGTCCCTGCTCTAAAAAACTTTGAAATCCAACACCCTAATATCCATTTAAGTATTAAAGAACAGTCCGAACCCATTCTAGATAACAATGAAATTGATATAGCCTTTGCTTTTGGTGACGGCATGTGGATTGATATGGATTCCGTCAAACTCTTTGATGAACGTCTTGTGGCGGTCTGTCGCCCCAATTATCTACCCCATGACATACAGGCACATAAGCTTGTTAATTATCCACTTTTGCAAATCAGCTCCCGCCCAGACGCATGGCATGACTACCTAGCCCATCAAGGCTATCAGAACGAGCAGGCACTTATGGGGGCAAGGTTTGATACTTTTTATGCGTGCATCACAGGGGCGATGATAGGCTGTGGGATTGCCCTTGTGCCAAAGCGGTTTGTGGTTGGTGAGTTGTCGGATGGCAGTTTGGTCAAAGCCATGCCTTTTGAGATGATAAGCCAAAATGCCTATTATATGGCGTATCAAAATCGCCTTGCTCACACACCCAAGGTGGAAGCCATGATAAACTGGATAACATGCTATCTTGCCAATCAAGAAAAAAACTCATAA